CCCCGGACCACGGTACCGCCTATGACATTGCCGGAAAAGACAAAGCCGACCATAATTCGTTTAAGGAAGCGGTTTACCTGGCGATTGACATTTATAATTCGCGCCATCAGTATGCAGAAATCAGTAAAAAACCATTGAAAACAAAGGAAAAGCACTTATAAACAAAAAAATGTTTATAACCCTTTTGTTATTGCGATAAATTTATATCTTTGCACACCCGTTTTGAATTTCAGGATTGGGTCAAATTGAGGTTACGATGAAAAAGCTGAATGAGTTCTTGATTCCTTTTGTAGGATTAAAGTTAGGGAAACACCAATTTGAATATCAGATAGATAAAACGTTCTTTGCCGCTTATGAATATGACGACTTTGAAAGTTGCGACATTACCGTAAATGTCGTACTGGAGAAGAAAAGCACGATGCTCGAGCTTCATTTCAAACACAAAGGGACGGTTCATGTTCCTTGTGATTCCACTGGCGAAATGTTTGATTTGCCTGTGAAAGCAAAGTTGAGGCTGGTAGTACAGTTTGGTGATGAATTCAACAATGACAATGAGGAATTGCTGATATTGCCGCTTGGCGAACACCAGATTGACGTGTCCCAATACATTTATGAAATGATTGTATTGTCCATCCCGACAAGAAGGCTTCATCCAGGAATCAAGGACGGTACACTGAAGTCCGAAGCACTTGAAAGGCTAAAGGAATTGAGTGTAAAAGACGCAAAAAAAGCAGAAACAAACGAAGAAAATACAGATCCCCGCTGGGACAAATTAAAACAACTATTAACGGATAAATAATATAGTAAAATGGCACATCCTAAAAGAAAAATCTCCAAAACAAGAAGAGATAAGAGAAGAACACATTACAAAGCAACCGTTGCTACAATCGCTACATGTCCTGTAACAGGAGAAGCACATTTATACCACAGGGCTTACTGGCACGAAGGGAAAATGTATTACAGAGGACAGGTTGTTATTGACAAATCAGTTGCTGCTGCCTAATATTTTTTCGGTATAAAAGATACGAACTCTCACCTGGTGGGAGTTTTTTTGTTGTGTCAAATTTTAAAAATTGCCTGTGCAACTGCATCAGGTTTAGATTTTTTTTTTGTAATTTCCACCTCTTTTTAAACGGCAGTTTTTAAGAGAAAATAATTGAACCCTATGAGCACAATAACAGCAGCAATTACTGCAGTTGGGGGCTACGTCCCGGATTTTGTATTGTCTAACCAGGTACTTGAAACGTTGGTTGACACCAATGATGAATGGATTACTTCCAGGACCGGCATCAAGGAAAGAAGACTACTTAAGGGAGAAGGCCTTGGCACTTCTTA
This genomic stretch from Flavobacterium pallidum harbors:
- a CDS encoding YceD family protein, with protein sequence MKKLNEFLIPFVGLKLGKHQFEYQIDKTFFAAYEYDDFESCDITVNVVLEKKSTMLELHFKHKGTVHVPCDSTGEMFDLPVKAKLRLVVQFGDEFNNDNEELLILPLGEHQIDVSQYIYEMIVLSIPTRRLHPGIKDGTLKSEALERLKELSVKDAKKAETNEENTDPRWDKLKQLLTDK
- the rpmF gene encoding 50S ribosomal protein L32 — protein: MAHPKRKISKTRRDKRRTHYKATVATIATCPVTGEAHLYHRAYWHEGKMYYRGQVVIDKSVAAA